One genomic region from Drosophila busckii strain San Diego stock center, stock number 13000-0081.31 chromosome 3R, ASM1175060v1, whole genome shotgun sequence encodes:
- the LOC108604278 gene encoding putative uncharacterized protein DDB_G0286901 isoform X1 produces MDYIVKAYKDWKLHSQFQEIVPDMDDSEFMFNEKQSIRDSSRTLKKYGSTTCNNIRNSEYLIRHELHDTDTLQGISLKYGATTEQIRRVNRLFASDSLFLRKFLLVPVEKTSPYYLQANGGNDLLVDALAATPPTTPDANAHRDTLNNANSLSQTNCYNSGGSSNSCNTNISSSSASSTRSGQQQSVRPYSIAGELLVQGDDEDPAMMNNQNGCSNKQSKSLDSVAAMTPEEENRKCLTDFLSKIDNTISESRKYVERSKDLVSSQSDADICISASTDVFPQRRNQLNNSYKNNNNSRPPHQRHSSTGSGNSDTAQLLNTTQTRRVQNSLKRLEKQQDDFFEL; encoded by the exons ATGGATTATATTGTCAAGGCTTACAAAGACTGGAAATTGCATTCGCAA TTTCAGGAGATCGTGCCTGATATGGACGACAGCGAGTTCATGTTTAACGAGAAGCAATCAATACGCGATTCTTCACGTACTCTCAAAAAGTACGGCAGCACCACATGCAACAACATAAGGAATAGCGAATATCTGATTAGACACGAACTGCATGACACGGATACACTGCAAGGCATATCACTCAAATATGGAGCAACG acGGAACAGATACGTCGCGTCAATCGCCTGTTCGCCTCTGACAGCTTGTTCTTGCGCAAATTCCTGCTTGTGCCCGTGGAGAAGACATCCCCCTACTACTTGCAGGCGAACGGTGGCAACGATTTGCTAGTCGATGCCCTGGCCGCCACTCCGCCCACGACACCCGATGCCAACGCGCATCGAGACACGCTCAATAATGCAAACAGCTTGTCGCAGACAAATTGCTAcaacagcggcggcagcagcaacagttgcaacaccAACATCTCCAGCAGTTCAGCGAGCAGCACACGCTCTGGTCAACAGCAGAGTGTACGGCCGTATTCGATTGCAGGCGAACTGTTGGTGCAGGGCGACGATGAGGATCCGGCCATGATGAACAATCAAAACGGTTGCagcaataagcaaagcaaatcgcTGGACTCTGTGGCAGCCATGACGCCCGAGGAGGAGAATCGCAAGTGCTTGACTGACTTTCTAAGTAAAATCGATAATACCATATCGGAGTCGCGCAAATATGTAGAGCGTTCCAAGGA TCTGGTCAGCAGTCAGAGTGATGCGGATATTTGTATTAGCGCCAGCACGGATGTATTTCCACAGCGTCGCAATCAGCTGAACAACTCctacaagaacaacaacaacagtcgtCCACCGCATCAGCGGCACAGCTCCACGGGCAGCGGCAATTCGGACACAGCGCAATTGttaaacacaacacaaacgcGTCGGGTGCAGAACTCCTTGAAGCGTCTGGAGAAGCAGCAGGATGACTTCTTTGAGTTGTAG
- the LOC108604278 gene encoding putative uncharacterized protein DDB_G0286901 isoform X2 encodes MDDSEFMFNEKQSIRDSSRTLKKYGSTTCNNIRNSEYLIRHELHDTDTLQGISLKYGATTEQIRRVNRLFASDSLFLRKFLLVPVEKTSPYYLQANGGNDLLVDALAATPPTTPDANAHRDTLNNANSLSQTNCYNSGGSSNSCNTNISSSSASSTRSGQQQSVRPYSIAGELLVQGDDEDPAMMNNQNGCSNKQSKSLDSVAAMTPEEENRKCLTDFLSKIDNTISESRKYVERSKDLVSSQSDADICISASTDVFPQRRNQLNNSYKNNNNSRPPHQRHSSTGSGNSDTAQLLNTTQTRRVQNSLKRLEKQQDDFFEL; translated from the exons ATGGACGACAGCGAGTTCATGTTTAACGAGAAGCAATCAATACGCGATTCTTCACGTACTCTCAAAAAGTACGGCAGCACCACATGCAACAACATAAGGAATAGCGAATATCTGATTAGACACGAACTGCATGACACGGATACACTGCAAGGCATATCACTCAAATATGGAGCAACG acGGAACAGATACGTCGCGTCAATCGCCTGTTCGCCTCTGACAGCTTGTTCTTGCGCAAATTCCTGCTTGTGCCCGTGGAGAAGACATCCCCCTACTACTTGCAGGCGAACGGTGGCAACGATTTGCTAGTCGATGCCCTGGCCGCCACTCCGCCCACGACACCCGATGCCAACGCGCATCGAGACACGCTCAATAATGCAAACAGCTTGTCGCAGACAAATTGCTAcaacagcggcggcagcagcaacagttgcaacaccAACATCTCCAGCAGTTCAGCGAGCAGCACACGCTCTGGTCAACAGCAGAGTGTACGGCCGTATTCGATTGCAGGCGAACTGTTGGTGCAGGGCGACGATGAGGATCCGGCCATGATGAACAATCAAAACGGTTGCagcaataagcaaagcaaatcgcTGGACTCTGTGGCAGCCATGACGCCCGAGGAGGAGAATCGCAAGTGCTTGACTGACTTTCTAAGTAAAATCGATAATACCATATCGGAGTCGCGCAAATATGTAGAGCGTTCCAAGGA TCTGGTCAGCAGTCAGAGTGATGCGGATATTTGTATTAGCGCCAGCACGGATGTATTTCCACAGCGTCGCAATCAGCTGAACAACTCctacaagaacaacaacaacagtcgtCCACCGCATCAGCGGCACAGCTCCACGGGCAGCGGCAATTCGGACACAGCGCAATTGttaaacacaacacaaacgcGTCGGGTGCAGAACTCCTTGAAGCGTCTGGAGAAGCAGCAGGATGACTTCTTTGAGTTGTAG